One Thalassospira marina DNA window includes the following coding sequences:
- a CDS encoding ABC transporter substrate-binding protein, giving the protein MKSLKTVLLAGFACLALTGNAMAQSVTVYTAGPGGLIEKLAAGFKDETGIDVNVFQATTGKVMARLEAESANPVADVVISASWKTATSFAKKDMLLDYTSDNAKTVPDFLKGPGYVAQGISALAIAWNPKSGTPKPADWSDLTKPEYKDLITMPDPAQSGSAYELTAALAAQPDLGWKLFEGLAENKMIVPGANAQALNPVLQGAKAVVFGAVDYIGLAQAAKGESIEVVFPTSGTVIAPRPMMILKTSSHQDEAKKFIDYVLSDAGQAMVAKTQLMPARSDVKADRPLIADLKILEVDPKTDRKAVLDRFAKTFGME; this is encoded by the coding sequence ATGAAAAGCCTGAAAACGGTTCTGCTTGCAGGTTTCGCCTGCCTTGCACTGACGGGAAATGCCATGGCGCAAAGCGTCACGGTTTACACGGCGGGTCCGGGGGGCCTGATCGAAAAGCTGGCAGCAGGTTTCAAGGATGAAACCGGCATTGATGTGAATGTGTTTCAGGCAACCACCGGCAAGGTGATGGCCCGCCTTGAAGCTGAATCGGCCAATCCGGTTGCCGATGTGGTTATTTCGGCATCATGGAAAACGGCAACCAGCTTTGCCAAAAAAGACATGCTGCTGGATTACACCAGCGACAATGCCAAAACCGTTCCTGATTTCCTGAAAGGCCCGGGTTATGTGGCCCAGGGTATTTCGGCGCTGGCCATTGCCTGGAACCCGAAAAGCGGCACGCCGAAACCGGCAGACTGGTCGGACCTGACCAAGCCGGAATATAAAGACCTGATCACGATGCCGGACCCGGCACAGTCCGGTTCGGCCTATGAGCTGACCGCGGCACTGGCCGCACAGCCTGATCTGGGCTGGAAGCTGTTTGAAGGCCTGGCTGAAAACAAAATGATCGTTCCTGGTGCCAATGCCCAGGCCCTGAACCCGGTTTTGCAGGGTGCCAAGGCTGTTGTGTTTGGTGCGGTGGACTATATTGGTCTGGCACAGGCAGCCAAGGGTGAATCCATCGAAGTTGTTTTCCCGACCAGCGGCACCGTGATTGCCCCGCGTCCGATGATGATTTTGAAAACCTCGTCCCATCAGGACGAAGCCAAAAAATTCATCGATTACGTTCTGTCCGATGCGGGCCAGGCGATGGTGGCAAAAACCCAGTTGATGCCGGCGCGTTCCGACGTCAAGGCTGACCGCCCGCTGATCGCGGATCTGAAAATTCTGGAAGTTGATCCGAAAACCGACCGCAAGGCCGTTCTTGATCGCTTCGCCAAAACCTTTGGCATGGAATAA
- a CDS encoding methyl-accepting chemotaxis protein: MFLSKRNQIAENQAALSQAQAQQQEEALLYKHILNAIPSRLLACDLDGNVRYMSYGFGELIYSGRGEAAASAKGKHINDLHRVLGQDKFRNLGRSLSRLPLEYRIRIDNDTILVAITVMKNDDGTPNGFALSADIITDEVTLGKSCVELSGEVSNSAVALKKLSGELTQTSATSADLAGSVRGAADNTAVTAQRVASASEEMTQSINEISSQIDRLTEIANRAVKEMDHTGSVMNQLSEAVDEIGSVVKIIQDIASQTNLLALNATIEAARAGDAGKGFAVVANEVKTLATQTARSTQEITDRISAIRDNTSRVVNELGDTRTVIEENEEIAGNLGAVVEQQRSASQEITVNIQEVANGVQMISRDLGNLDDLADQASDQANRLAAFSTDLSGHSDTLYSQVKGLLKNAE, translated from the coding sequence ATGTTTCTGTCGAAACGCAATCAGATCGCCGAAAACCAGGCCGCCCTATCCCAGGCGCAGGCCCAGCAGCAGGAAGAAGCCCTGCTTTACAAGCACATCCTTAACGCCATTCCCAGCCGCCTGCTTGCCTGCGACCTTGATGGCAATGTGCGTTACATGTCCTATGGTTTTGGTGAACTGATCTATTCCGGGCGCGGCGAGGCTGCAGCTTCTGCCAAGGGTAAACATATCAACGACCTGCACCGCGTTCTGGGCCAGGATAAATTCCGCAATCTGGGCCGTTCGCTCAGCCGTTTGCCGCTGGAATATCGTATCCGCATTGATAACGACACCATCCTTGTTGCCATCACCGTCATGAAAAATGACGATGGCACCCCGAATGGCTTTGCCCTTTCGGCCGATATCATCACCGACGAAGTCACCCTGGGCAAAAGCTGCGTTGAACTGTCTGGCGAAGTCAGCAATTCCGCCGTTGCCCTTAAAAAGCTTTCTGGTGAACTGACGCAGACATCGGCCACCAGTGCCGATCTGGCCGGTTCGGTGCGTGGTGCTGCCGATAACACCGCCGTAACCGCACAGCGCGTTGCTTCCGCATCCGAAGAAATGACCCAGTCGATCAATGAAATTTCCAGCCAGATCGACCGGCTGACCGAAATTGCCAATCGCGCGGTCAAGGAAATGGACCATACCGGTTCGGTGATGAACCAGCTGAGCGAAGCTGTCGATGAAATCGGTTCGGTGGTTAAAATCATTCAGGATATCGCAAGCCAGACCAACCTTCTGGCCCTGAACGCCACCATCGAAGCAGCCCGTGCGGGCGATGCCGGAAAAGGTTTTGCCGTGGTTGCCAACGAAGTGAAAACCCTGGCAACCCAGACGGCGCGTTCGACCCAGGAAATCACCGATCGCATCAGCGCCATTCGCGACAATACCAGCCGTGTTGTCAATGAACTGGGCGATACCCGCACCGTGATCGAAGAAAACGAAGAAATCGCCGGGAACCTGGGTGCCGTTGTTGAACAGCAGCGTTCCGCATCCCAGGAAATCACCGTCAATATTCAGGAAGTCGCCAATGGCGTGCAAATGATCTCGCGCGATCTTGGCAATCTGGATGATCTGGCAGACCAGGCATCGGACCAGGCAAACCGCCTTGCTGCCTTCTCGACCGATCTTTCCGGCCATTCCGATACGCTTT
- a CDS encoding DUF167 domain-containing protein, translated as MLPDGGAVRLYLRLTPKASRNAVGGCHQDADGQCRLKATVTTVPENGKANEALVKLLAKTAKWPKSAIEIVSGQTDRNKVLTIAGDAMQIMAQINIWTGEN; from the coding sequence ATGCTGCCTGATGGCGGGGCGGTCCGGCTTTATCTTAGGTTGACGCCCAAGGCATCGCGCAATGCGGTAGGTGGTTGCCATCAGGATGCAGATGGACAGTGCCGTTTGAAGGCAACAGTTACGACTGTGCCGGAAAACGGCAAGGCAAACGAGGCATTGGTCAAATTGCTGGCGAAAACGGCCAAATGGCCCAAATCGGCGATCGAAATTGTGAGCGGCCAGACCGATCGCAATAAGGTCTTGACCATTGCCGGTGATGCAATGCAGATCATGGCGCAAATCAATATATGGACGGGCGAGAACTGA
- the folD gene encoding bifunctional methylenetetrahydrofolate dehydrogenase/methenyltetrahydrofolate cyclohydrolase FolD translates to MSNAKIIDGKAFAAKLRGDITTEVAKLKAEHGIVPGLAVVLVGEDPASQVYVRNKGKQTIECGMNSYEHKLPAATSQEDLVALITQLNNDPNVHGILCQLPVPKHIDENAVLAAIDPAKDVDGFHIINAGALATGGDGIAPCTPYGCLMLLKDTLGDLSGKRAVVVGRSNIVGKPMAQLLLKENCTVTIAHSRTRDLPEEVRRADIVIAAVGRPNMIKGDWIGKGATVIDVGINRIEGENGKMKLVGDVDFDSAVEVAGAITPVPGGVGPMTIACLLNNTLIAACRANGVEAPNLGFDS, encoded by the coding sequence ATGAGCAATGCGAAAATCATTGATGGCAAGGCATTTGCCGCAAAGCTGCGCGGTGATATCACAACCGAAGTTGCCAAGCTGAAGGCCGAACACGGGATCGTTCCCGGCCTTGCCGTGGTTCTGGTGGGTGAAGACCCGGCCAGCCAGGTTTATGTCCGCAACAAGGGCAAGCAGACCATTGAATGCGGCATGAATTCCTATGAACATAAACTGCCCGCCGCCACCAGCCAGGAAGACCTGGTTGCGCTGATTACGCAGCTTAACAACGACCCCAATGTTCATGGCATTCTTTGCCAGCTGCCGGTGCCCAAACACATTGATGAAAATGCTGTTCTTGCCGCGATTGACCCGGCAAAGGATGTGGATGGTTTTCACATCATCAATGCGGGCGCACTGGCAACGGGGGGCGACGGCATTGCACCCTGCACCCCTTATGGCTGCCTGATGCTGCTGAAAGATACGCTGGGCGATCTGTCGGGCAAGCGGGCGGTGGTTGTGGGCCGGTCCAACATCGTTGGCAAGCCGATGGCACAGTTGCTGCTGAAGGAAAACTGCACCGTCACCATCGCGCATTCGCGCACCCGCGATCTGCCCGAGGAAGTCCGCCGCGCTGATATCGTTATTGCTGCCGTTGGCCGCCCCAACATGATCAAGGGTGACTGGATTGGCAAGGGTGCCACGGTGATTGATGTGGGCATCAACCGTATCGAAGGCGAAAATGGCAAAATGAAACTGGTCGGCGATGTTGATTTTGATAGCGCCGTTGAAGTTGCCGGTGCGATCACCCCGGTTCCCGGCGGTGTCGGCCCAATGACGATTGCCTGCCTGCTGAACAACACCCTGATTGCCGCGTGCCGGGCCAATGGCGTTGAAGCCCCCAACCTGGGTTTTGATAGCTAA
- a CDS encoding YggT family protein codes for MQSVLILISTVIKLYIWCLILQAILSWLVAFNVINTSNRFIYMVGDFLYRITEPALRPIRAILPNLGGIDLSPVVLILLLSFAQNLLFELFAKMM; via the coding sequence ATGCAATCTGTCCTGATCCTGATAAGCACAGTGATCAAGCTTTATATCTGGTGCTTGATTCTTCAGGCGATCCTGAGCTGGCTGGTAGCGTTTAACGTCATCAATACCAGCAACCGTTTCATCTATATGGTCGGTGATTTTCTTTACCGTATTACCGAACCGGCCTTGCGGCCCATCCGGGCGATTTTGCCCAATCTTGGCGGTATCGACCTGTCGCCGGTTGTGCTGATTTTGTTGCTGAGTTTCGCGCAAAACCTGCTGTTTGAGCTGTTCGCAAAGATGATGTAG
- a CDS encoding winged helix-turn-helix domain-containing protein, protein MPEVTATKPVSISAKQARHLALAGQGFETPDAGKPVDRRRIMKMIRKTNMLQIDSVNVLSRAHYMPVFSRLGIYDRDLLDQLSWGTAKQRKLFEYWGHEASLIPVEDYPLYRWRMEDALNGQGMWGGIARTAREHPEFVSSLLQHLEREGPTASSELHDEPREGGSQWWGWTKTKAAMEFLFWSGQVMARKRRGSFEREYDLPHRIIGSMAHEALLPRDVAQRALIAKGIVAMGVATIADLRKYFRLPTEDAKARVAEMVENGDLLPASVEGWTQPAFIAPDAKIRRRSSPTALMVPFDPVMWERDRVERIFGFNYRIEIYTPAEKRQYGYYVLPFMLDGDFVARVDLKADRQAKVLRAFSAHAEDGRDNDIVAAALHRHLCQLAVFLGLDDVVVREMNPFSIRLAAQKGSI, encoded by the coding sequence ATGCCTGAAGTGACCGCCACCAAGCCTGTGTCGATTTCGGCAAAGCAGGCGCGCCATCTTGCCCTGGCGGGGCAGGGATTTGAAACGCCAGATGCCGGTAAACCGGTTGATCGCCGCCGGATCATGAAGATGATCCGTAAAACCAATATGTTGCAGATCGACAGTGTGAATGTGTTAAGCCGTGCCCATTACATGCCGGTATTTTCGCGCCTGGGCATTTATGACCGCGACCTTTTGGACCAATTAAGCTGGGGCACGGCAAAGCAGCGCAAGCTGTTTGAATATTGGGGCCACGAAGCATCGCTGATCCCGGTGGAAGATTACCCGCTTTATCGTTGGCGGATGGAAGATGCATTGAACGGGCAGGGCATGTGGGGCGGCATTGCCCGCACCGCGCGCGAACATCCCGAATTTGTCAGCAGCCTTTTACAGCATCTTGAACGGGAAGGCCCGACAGCATCCAGCGAATTGCATGACGAACCCCGTGAAGGCGGAAGCCAATGGTGGGGCTGGACCAAAACCAAGGCGGCGATGGAATTTCTGTTCTGGAGCGGCCAGGTCATGGCGCGCAAGCGGCGTGGGTCGTTTGAACGGGAATATGACCTGCCCCATCGCATCATTGGCAGTATGGCCCATGAGGCACTATTGCCCCGCGATGTTGCCCAGCGTGCCCTGATCGCCAAGGGCATAGTTGCCATGGGTGTGGCCACCATTGCCGACCTTCGCAAATATTTCCGGCTGCCAACGGAGGATGCGAAGGCACGGGTGGCTGAAATGGTTGAAAATGGTGATCTGCTGCCAGCCAGTGTCGAAGGCTGGACCCAACCGGCCTTTATTGCACCCGATGCCAAAATAAGGCGGCGATCATCGCCCACGGCCCTGATGGTGCCGTTTGACCCGGTCATGTGGGAACGAGACCGCGTTGAACGGATTTTCGGCTTTAATTACCGCATCGAAATTTATACCCCGGCCGAAAAGCGGCAGTATGGTTACTATGTGCTGCCTTTCATGCTGGATGGTGATTTTGTTGCGCGCGTGGATTTGAAAGCAGACCGGCAGGCAAAGGTTTTGCGGGCATTTTCCGCCCATGCCGAAGACGGGCGCGATAATGATATCGTCGCAGCAGCGCTGCACCGGCATTTGTGCCAGCTTGCGGTTTTTCTGGGTCTGGATGATGTGGTGGTGAGGGAAATGAACCCGTTTTCCATTCGCCTTGCGGCACAGAAAGGCAGCATTTAA
- a CDS encoding DNA-3-methyladenine glycosylase I, with protein MTDHKHAKQHHARAHTHAQTGPVDTAIPRCQWALTHIDKPFYVAYHDYEWGTPVHDDRHFFEMLILEGAQAGLSWLTVLSRRAEYRAAYDNFDVQKVASYDDAKQAALLGDSGIIRNRLKVASSVRNAQIFIDIASEFGSFDAYVWRFVDGTPIVNHWQTHGDVPVTTKVSDALSKDLHKRGMRFVGSTIIYSYLQATGLIMDHTTDCFRYQELTAG; from the coding sequence ATGACCGATCACAAGCACGCCAAACAGCACCATGCCCGCGCCCATACTCATGCTCAAACCGGCCCGGTCGATACCGCCATTCCGCGCTGCCAATGGGCGCTTACCCATATCGACAAGCCCTTTTACGTTGCCTATCACGACTATGAATGGGGAACACCGGTGCATGATGACCGGCATTTCTTTGAAATGCTGATCCTGGAAGGGGCGCAGGCCGGGCTTAGCTGGTTGACAGTTTTATCACGGCGCGCGGAATACCGGGCAGCCTACGATAATTTCGATGTGCAAAAGGTGGCATCCTATGACGATGCCAAACAGGCTGCACTTCTGGGCGATAGCGGCATTATCCGCAACCGCCTGAAAGTCGCCAGCAGCGTACGTAACGCGCAGATATTTATCGATATCGCCAGCGAATTTGGCAGTTTTGATGCCTATGTCTGGCGCTTTGTCGATGGCACGCCCATCGTCAATCACTGGCAGACGCATGGCGATGTGCCAGTCACAACAAAGGTCAGCGATGCCCTTTCAAAAGACCTGCATAAACGCGGGATGCGCTTTGTTGGATCGACGATCATTTATTCCTATTTGCAGGCAACCGGTCTGATCATGGATCACACAACCGACTGCTTCCGCTATCAGGAATTAACGGCGGGCTAA
- a CDS encoding ABC transporter ATP-binding protein encodes MISAENSTRQAGSPVVVTGASQRFGRNTVLEAIDLAVAPGEVVALLGPSGCGKTTLLRLLAGLSRPTTGSIHIGDQLVADASSGAFVPPERRSIGMVFQDYALWPHMTVAQNVGFPLEMQNIGRAERDTRIAGALEMVGLGHVADRQPGTLSGGQQQRVALARAIVSRPRLVLFDEPLSNLDRELRESLVVDIAALLRKLGMTAVYVTHDHGEAFAIADRVAILHSGNILQIDAPEQLVGRPTSPQVVDFLKLGLVLPAEVNNGELVIGGGAHRLSPPAGLVNGSRSGDLFLPRSALMASGVNNGARNGNAISGTVVHSMFRGDGYAVQMRFDQNIAIEMFSATRLGDGTVHDLDISWDRAFWYPHDTSHTERTHNA; translated from the coding sequence ATGATTTCCGCTGAAAATTCCACCAGGCAGGCCGGTTCGCCGGTTGTTGTGACCGGCGCATCCCAGCGTTTTGGTCGCAATACCGTGCTTGAAGCCATTGATCTTGCCGTTGCACCGGGCGAGGTCGTTGCCCTGCTTGGCCCGTCGGGCTGTGGCAAAACCACATTGTTGCGGTTACTGGCCGGTCTTTCGCGCCCGACAACAGGCAGCATTCATATTGGCGACCAGCTGGTGGCAGATGCTTCGTCGGGGGCGTTTGTGCCGCCGGAACGGCGTTCGATTGGCATGGTGTTTCAGGATTACGCGCTGTGGCCACATATGACTGTGGCGCAGAATGTCGGCTTCCCGCTGGAAATGCAGAATATTGGCCGCGCTGAACGCGACACCCGCATTGCCGGTGCGCTGGAAATGGTCGGGCTGGGCCATGTGGCAGACCGCCAGCCAGGCACCCTTTCGGGCGGGCAGCAGCAGCGTGTTGCCCTTGCGCGTGCAATTGTATCGCGCCCGCGCCTTGTTTTGTTTGATGAACCGCTTTCAAACCTGGACCGTGAATTGCGCGAAAGCCTGGTGGTCGATATTGCCGCCCTGTTGCGCAAACTGGGCATGACGGCGGTTTACGTCACCCACGATCATGGCGAGGCCTTTGCCATTGCCGATCGTGTCGCCATTTTGCATAGCGGCAATATTTTGCAAATTGATGCGCCAGAACAGCTCGTTGGTCGCCCGACCTCGCCGCAGGTGGTTGATTTTCTGAAGCTGGGGCTGGTTTTGCCCGCCGAAGTCAATAATGGCGAACTGGTTATTGGCGGTGGTGCCCATCGCCTGTCGCCGCCAGCCGGGCTGGTTAATGGCAGCCGGTCGGGGGATTTGTTTTTGCCGCGTTCGGCCCTGATGGCATCGGGTGTGAATAACGGGGCACGCAACGGTAATGCCATTAGCGGCACGGTCGTTCACAGCATGTTTCGCGGCGATGGTTACGCCGTTCAGATGCGTTTTGACCAGAATATCGCCATTGAAATGTTCAGTGCCACACGCCTTGGGGACGGCACGGTTCACGACCTTGATATCTCGTGGGATCGGGCCTTTTGGTATCCGCACGACACTTCACATACCGAACGCACACATAACGCGTAA
- a CDS encoding ABC transporter permease, which produces MIFAAVAPVLIILVAFPLLFVVLQAIFPDIARGIFANPFSRFVETLFDKHLIAWTLNTLMLGGSVVLVSALVAVPLGILRGLFRVPFAGLWDVVFLVPFTIPPYIAALGWIMALQPRGYLEQITGINFGGFLFSFWGVVFVMTLNVFPVVYFAISRMVSSIGGRYLEAARVAGCPPMRSFWRITLPLTTPAIAASLLLVFAMSIEEFGTPAALAARSGFLVLVTGIEQRLSDYPIDLPGASLLSVILVVIAMGAFVLQHRIVSRRDFQTVSGKPGASRPAELGVWRIPVVIFFAIIGFLGAVMPILSVVLTASTRTISGGLSADNFSTENFAEIFANSGGAMEALGTSLSLGLGAAVITGILGTMTAYVVVRQRTVSSRILDFLTLMPNTIPGVVVAVGLILAWNQPWLPVTPYNTIGVLVLAYCCLLLPYPVRYANAALRQVSVSLEDAARVAGAGGIKVFFRILMPLIFPSILAAMLLVFAVAARELVATILLAPIGTKTVALFIWRQFEQGSVGMGMAMSVMAIAITMTIPVAVAIWARKQGRLF; this is translated from the coding sequence ATGATTTTTGCCGCCGTTGCCCCTGTTTTGATCATTCTGGTGGCGTTTCCGCTGCTGTTTGTGGTGTTACAGGCCATTTTTCCCGATATCGCGCGGGGTATTTTTGCCAATCCGTTTTCCCGGTTTGTCGAAACCCTGTTTGACAAACACCTGATTGCCTGGACGTTAAACACCCTGATGCTGGGCGGCAGTGTTGTGCTGGTTTCGGCATTGGTTGCCGTGCCGCTGGGTATTTTGCGTGGGCTTTTTCGGGTGCCGTTTGCCGGGCTGTGGGATGTGGTGTTTCTGGTGCCTTTTACCATTCCGCCCTATATCGCAGCGCTTGGCTGGATCATGGCCCTGCAGCCACGCGGTTATCTGGAACAGATAACCGGCATTAATTTTGGTGGTTTTCTTTTTTCATTTTGGGGCGTCGTGTTTGTCATGACGCTAAATGTTTTTCCCGTCGTTTATTTTGCCATTTCACGCATGGTTTCGTCGATTGGCGGGCGGTATCTGGAGGCGGCGCGCGTGGCGGGCTGCCCGCCGATGCGGTCTTTCTGGCGTATTACCCTGCCTTTGACGACGCCGGCAATTGCCGCCAGCCTGCTTCTGGTTTTTGCCATGTCGATCGAAGAATTCGGCACACCGGCCGCACTGGCAGCACGCAGCGGTTTTCTGGTGCTGGTCACCGGGATCGAACAGCGCCTGTCGGATTACCCGATTGACCTGCCTGGTGCGTCGTTATTGTCGGTTATTCTGGTGGTGATTGCGATGGGGGCGTTTGTCCTGCAGCATCGCATTGTGTCGCGCCGCGATTTTCAAACCGTATCGGGCAAACCCGGTGCCAGCCGCCCCGCCGAACTGGGGGTATGGCGTATTCCGGTGGTGATCTTTTTTGCCATTATCGGGTTCCTGGGGGCGGTTATGCCGATTTTGTCGGTCGTCCTGACGGCATCAACCCGCACCATTTCCGGCGGGTTAAGTGCCGATAACTTCTCGACCGAAAATTTTGCCGAGATTTTCGCCAATTCCGGCGGTGCGATGGAGGCCCTGGGCACCAGCCTGTCGCTGGGGCTGGGCGCTGCTGTTATTACCGGTATTCTGGGCACCATGACGGCCTATGTCGTTGTGCGCCAGCGCACGGTTTCGTCACGCATCCTCGATTTTCTGACCCTGATGCCCAATACCATCCCCGGTGTTGTGGTGGCGGTCGGGCTTATTCTGGCGTGGAACCAGCCGTGGCTGCCGGTAACGCCGTATAATACCATCGGGGTTTTGGTGCTGGCCTATTGCTGTTTGCTGCTGCCCTATCCGGTGCGTTATGCCAATGCGGCCTTGCGCCAGGTCAGTGTCAGCCTGGAAGATGCCGCACGGGTTGCCGGGGCGGGCGGGATCAAGGTGTTTTTCCGCATTTTGATGCCCCTGATTTTTCCCAGCATCCTTGCTGCCATGCTTCTGGTTTTTGCGGTTGCCGCGCGTGAACTGGTGGCCACCATTCTGTTAGCACCCATCGGCACCAAGACGGTGGCACTGTTTATCTGGCGGCAGTTCGAGCAGGGATCGGTCGGTATGGGCATGGCCATGAGCGTGATGGCAATTGCCATTACCATGACCATTCCGGTTGCCGTTGCGATCTGGGCGCGAAAACAGGGCCGGTTGTTCTGA
- a CDS encoding alpha-ketoglutarate-dependent dioxygenase AlkB family protein, whose protein sequence is MRDLFADQPPQNILPCDGEAWLHRDILPLSEADRVFDRLHMALNWQQETAHIMGRDIAVPRLTSWYGEVAYRYSGVYHPAAPFPKVLLPLRQLVEERAGQSFNTVLLNLYRDGRDSVSWHADDEDVLGENPVIASLSFGGERRFHMRHKHNGERVSIDLPHNSLLIMGGTMQHHWVHQIPKTAKPVDPRINLTFRKTVAERRA, encoded by the coding sequence ATGCGCGATCTGTTTGCCGACCAGCCCCCGCAAAATATTTTGCCCTGTGATGGCGAAGCCTGGCTTCACCGGGATATTTTACCCCTAAGCGAGGCCGACCGCGTATTTGACCGTTTGCATATGGCCCTGAACTGGCAGCAGGAAACAGCCCATATCATGGGCCGTGATATTGCCGTACCACGGCTGACTTCCTGGTATGGCGAAGTCGCCTATCGCTATAGCGGTGTTTATCACCCGGCAGCCCCGTTCCCCAAGGTGTTGCTGCCGCTGCGCCAGCTGGTCGAAGAACGCGCCGGGCAAAGCTTTAACACCGTGCTGTTGAACCTGTATCGCGATGGGCGCGACAGCGTTTCATGGCATGCCGATGATGAAGATGTGCTGGGTGAAAACCCGGTCATTGCCAGCCTGTCCTTTGGCGGGGAAAGGCGGTTTCACATGCGCCATAAACATAATGGCGAACGCGTCAGCATTGATTTGCCCCATAATTCCCTGCTGATCATGGGCGGCACCATGCAGCATCACTGGGTGCATCAGATCCCCAAAACCGCCAAGCCGGTTGACCCGCGCATTAACCTGACCTTTCGCAAAACCGTTGCCGAACGCCGCGCCTGA
- a CDS encoding LacI family DNA-binding transcriptional regulator → MGNRVRLVDVARAAGVSQGTASNAFGKPHLVREELREKILAAAAELGYRGPHVMARMLRTGKAGALGVVFPDNLEYAFSDPVAIELLRGIGRECARQSVNMMIISAENHEQAVTAVNNAAVDAFLVHCYSDNNDVISAIRRRNLPMVGIDTDIVGATATVVLDDFEGAASAARHLLECGSRKFAILSLQADEDGQFGLMDARRRGSVSHRVVRERLAGYHSVLKDAGIGVTDIVHVECENLSENVRAQVIDLMAQFPDIDGILAMSDVIAIGALEGLAKTGHDVPNKVRVIGIDGVARGARTTPPLTTVAQNSVEKGRIAAELALAGDDVAEPVLLKTRLLVRASSKATDQG, encoded by the coding sequence ATGGGCAATCGGGTTCGTCTGGTGGATGTGGCCAGGGCCGCAGGGGTTTCCCAGGGAACGGCATCCAATGCGTTTGGCAAACCGCATCTGGTGCGCGAAGAATTACGCGAAAAGATTTTGGCCGCTGCTGCCGAACTGGGTTATCGCGGGCCGCATGTGATGGCCCGTATGCTGCGAACCGGCAAGGCCGGGGCGCTGGGGGTGGTTTTTCCCGATAACCTTGAATATGCCTTTAGCGACCCCGTCGCGATTGAATTGCTGCGCGGTATTGGCCGCGAATGTGCGCGCCAGTCGGTCAATATGATGATCATTTCGGCTGAAAACCACGAACAGGCGGTAACAGCAGTAAATAATGCCGCGGTCGATGCGTTTCTGGTGCATTGCTATTCCGATAATAACGATGTGATTTCGGCCATTCGCCGCCGCAACCTGCCAATGGTTGGCATTGATACCGATATTGTCGGGGCAACCGCGACCGTGGTGCTGGATGATTTTGAAGGGGCGGCAAGTGCTGCGCGCCATTTGCTGGAATGCGGTTCCCGCAAATTTGCCATTCTGTCGCTTCAGGCCGATGAAGACGGGCAATTTGGCCTGATGGATGCGCGCAGGCGTGGGTCTGTCAGCCACCGTGTGGTGCGCGAACGGCTGGCGGGTTATCATTCGGTGTTAAAGGATGCCGGTATTGGTGTTACCGATATCGTGCATGTCGAATGTGAAAACCTGTCGGAAAATGTGCGTGCCCAGGTCATCGACCTGATGGCGCAGTTCCCCGATATTGATGGCATTCTTGCCATGTCGGACGTGATTGCGATTGGCGCGCTGGAGGGGCTGGCAAAAACCGGCCATGATGTGCCTAACAAAGTACGTGTGATTGGCATTGATGGTGTCGCGCGTGGGGCGCGCACAACCCCACCCCTGACCACTGTGGCGCAAAATTCGGTTGAAAAGGGCCGTATTGCCGCCGAACTGGCCCTGGCAGGTGATGATGTGGCCGAACCGGTTTTGCTGAAAACCCGGTTGCTGGTACGTGCCAGCAGCAAGGCCACCGATCAGGGCTAA